In the genome of Mauremys reevesii isolate NIE-2019 linkage group 6, ASM1616193v1, whole genome shotgun sequence, the window ACTGAAGGCAGGTCATTGTCTGTCTACAGGATGGTACGGAATCTCATAGTCAACTGGATCAAGTAGAAAGCATTACTCATGTTTTGTGTTATGCAAAAGCTTAGCATCATTGAGAAATCCAGGAACATTCATAAACTACAGATTGACTTCACCAATTAGGAACGTATACCTTCAGTCAAAGGAAGGTATTTGCACTGTTTCTGTAAATTCTTCATAGTGCTTTTCTCTGCCCACCAACATATTCTTTATCTTGCTCAGCTTCTGCTTCAACTAACTATTCATCCAGGTGCTGATCTAATCAGAGCACTGGGCCATCTTTGTTTTAGTGGTATAGTTGAACCTGGTGAAGGATggtgtgacactacaccccatattcttcatagaaatattattATATGATTATAGCATAACTATGTTTCTTGCAAGATAAGGCATGTGagatcattgaaaaggttatgatttactgggCTGCTACAAACCACCTCTGACTCATGGCAGCTTTGACACTGCAGCGTCATGTGATTGTCTCCTGGGCTAGTACTGGACTCCATGATAGaataccagtatttttccagTGAGGGTGGTGGTGGCAGTAGGAACCACACCGGAAAACAAAGGATTCATGCCATATGTAAaacctatttaaggctggggagtgactTAATCAGCgttcattcttcactgaatccccacccaGGATGACTGCAGGAAACatctaaaaaacaaagaaagtgtgtggggggaggactGAACCCAGTCTGggaaggtgtctggcctgtgaaaaaTGCCTGGAGTTTCaagctgcaagcaagagcagcTTGCCTTCAAGAACCTCTGCAATCTGCCCAAAACAATATTTAGGGTGAAAAACTACTTCTTGTAACCAGGTTTTTGGTATCTTAAGCTTatattgcatttttgttttatttgctgggtaatctgctttgatcccttagattttaagtgattatatcccttgtagttaataaacttgtttttcttttctctgaagccagtttgtggaattcataactggaGGGGACGAAAGTTTGTGTCACTAAGAAATTTAAATGCTATAGGACATGGCTCTAAAAATATTCATAGTAAGGCCCTTAGCCGCAACTGTTCTGAGGGACATGGCTATTGAAAGAAAACACTAGCTAAGGAACACTGAAGACATTAAGCTATTTGTACTAATTATTTTATTAACAAATAGAGAATGTAAATTCTGTATATGTTAAGTGTCTTTGTTTAAACATTCAGTGCACTAACAAAAAGCTCACAAGCCTGTTTGAGCTTCAGTTCCACTACTAAATACTGTATCTTGATCCAGTGCAGAATGTAGGATGTGAATGGTGCTCTTAGTTGAATCTTCAACAGGAAATTTAGAAAATACTTGCTTCTCTGGAGAGGGTACAGCGTAACTTGCTAAATCTTCATATTTGGAGAATACATCTTTTTCATCCTCATTCTCAGTGTTTTCTCTTGAGGTCTTTTCTTCTTGaacaatgtattttattttccctAGTACTGTGTTAATAGAGACTGCCTACGTACAATAAAGATAGAGTTTAGTTGAAGAAAACCATAACTTGGAGTTGTTTATTTCAAATATACAGACAGTAACATACAAGTACCCTTTATTTTGAAGTTGAATACATACCAATATCTTAGTAATAAAGGCCTCAGTGCTGCGAGATGCTGACCACTCTGGCCACAATCCAATACAGTTAAGCATATGAATAGTCCCAGCAAAGTCAGTAAGACTAcatatgtgcttaaaattaagtagaGGCTTAAGTGCTTTTTGGATCAGGGCTACTGTATTTAGCACTTCATAGGATCAAGCTTTTATATATCACCACAGTAGTTGCATACTTTGTACAGTTGTAGCTAAATGAATTTGCTAGTAGGGTCAATGCCATTATGTCTATCAAACATTTAAACAATTACTATTACACATTTCTCCTATAGAATGTATTACTGTAAATACTAACAAcaattaaaacctctccagcgcaccatcaaggatctacaacctatcctggaggacaatccctcactctcagaccttgggagacaggccagtccttgcttacagacagctccccaatCTAAaggaaatactcaccagcaactacccccacacaacagaaacactaacccaggaaccaatccctgcaacaaatccCATTGCCAACTGTCCACATATCtatattcaagggacaccatcataggaacTAACCATATCAGcaacaccatcaggggctcacctgcacatctaccaatgtgatttatgccatgtacattggccaaaccagacagtcactatgtaaaagaataaatggacacaaatcagacatcaagaattgtaacgttcaaaaaccagtaggagagcacttcagtcttcctggacactcaataaaCAGACTTAAAATTGGCCATTCTTCAGCAAAATAGACtttaatgagaaactgcagagctggaattaatttgcaaacttgacaccatcaaagtAGGCCTGAATTAAGACCGGGAGTGGCtaggtcactacaaaaagtaatttcccctctgatattcaccccttcttgtcaactgttgaatGGGCCACAGCCATGCTGATTGAATTGGcttcgttagcactgacccccccatgTGGTAAGGCAAATCCCATTTTTTCatatgctgtatatttatacccacctactgtatttttcactccacacatctgatgaagtgggttatatgcccaaataaatttgttagtctctaaggtgccaccgggACTCCTCGTTTTTACTTGCAACCAGTTCCTCTATTAAaggtctgctcctgctcccactgaaatcagtaagtTTCACCCTCCACTGACTTACGTAGCAGCAAGTTTGGCCCCAAAAGCTTATCAAATGGCAAGAAATCAAATATTTTTGATGACCGATTTTACATCTCATCAGCTCAAATGTACCTGACTGAGGGATGTCACAGGAGTCCCAATGTTAGTTACTTCCACACATTTGGTGTTCTCTGATGTCTATTGCTGAAATTTGCATAAAAAATGAACTCTATAGTGAGGTTATAGAATGAGGTGTTTTTACAGAAAAGGAAGGAATCCACAGCAGTGTAACATTCCTGTGGAATTAATTTGTGTTCAAACATTCTGTTTTTGTCCTACATTTGGGCCTTTGAAAGTTGAGCAGTATGCACTCAACTCAAAAATATTCCAACTTTGTACATTTGTCACAATATAAGACAATGTTTTATTTCCTGATTTAAGATAATATTACTGACAGAACTATAGTATAGGACACTAGAAAATACTAATGAGATTGTAGCCACAAGAGCTGGAAAAATACTAAAAGATACATTATGAAACTTCTACTAGACcggtggttcccaaactttaacaacttgTGAcctcctttcactaaaatgtcaagtctcgcgagccccctcctaaaaatgaatatttccagggattttctcctttacctgcgtataaattataaaagcagtaatcttggaaatataaaattggtTTTTATGACATTACACACTATTATTCATTATTGATCAATACAGTATTtttttacattatgaaaatggcaacacttttccaagatctcactttcgtagcttgtatcactttgaataagcctgttataagacagggctcctatgtttcatcaaggagtatcaaaTACTTTCATGCTGTTTCATAtctaagaagccaactcaaagagttcctcctacacaagcattcaggtcttgagcagtccaggcgaACAACGCACGTTACAGCAAAGCTtaaaacttgttcttcataataatttcaAAAAAATACTAActgcctatttcattttaaaaatagcaaaaaatatctacctccctttccatttcttataaggagtcttgaagtttaaatctcctcagtgtgatagacatgcttgctttgatctgtttcTTGGAAGtcaaggggctccaggctgctggtccTGTGCTGCCCGGggttcctagggacagctctgtccaccattagggatttttttccagaGAACCCTCTGTAACATTTggcgaaccccagtttgggaaccattgtACTAGACAAATACTTCATCTTTCTGATacctgctttttatttttcaggCTTCTAAACATATAGGCAATTGATTATAATTAAGCAATAAGAAACTGAACAGGTCCTGGAATAGAACATCTAGTAACATATTTGGATGTGCAAACCCAATCCTGCCAGTTCCCAAGGTACCTTGAGTCCCATAGAATTAAATGAGAATGAGAGCACTCGGTTCCTTGCAGGATAGGATGGAGCCTGCAATGAGTCAAGTAGGGAGCTATGCTGTAACATGCTGAATGTCTCTTGCAAAGAGCTGGATGCTCTTAGATCCCATTGCTGGAAGTGGGTGTTAGCACTCAGCACTTCACACAAATCAGGTTTTATGTGAAGTAGAATAGTGCCTCTGTTCCCTACAATGTGCAAATAACCATAATTCTGGATATCTTAGGATGCCTGGAGTGggttaattttgtttaaaaaagttattagaaaatatttataATCTGGTAGTACCCAAAGACCCTGATTGGGATTGGGTCCCCATTGTGTTGGATACAATACACACCTAGAAAAGATGTAATCCATGCCCTGAAGGGTTAACAATCTCAAGACACAAACAGATACAGGCCATACAGGGGGAAAATATATTAAGTTGATATAATCATTGTAGGTGGGTGGTGTCAATAGCTTGAAACTtgccattataagaccctgttttcagctgcttatatttttgccaaactttaattgTTAGGGCTGGTGTTTTCCATGCCAGgtgcctgggttttttttgtttctaaatttaatccaaaaTAGTTCAGCCATAGAGTAGGGGGACACACAATTTAATGGAGCATTGAAAAATAATAGTGTCCCATTTATCCAGGGTAAGTAGTTGggggttttattttaatttttgtttttaaataagtgaGTAAATATCATTAGTTTTTCCATTATCAATCAACATAGAGGACAGGGGAGTAGATTTTTATGCCTTGGTTTGTGACCAGGTTTGCAAGGCTGCCTAAACATGTACATGATACACTCAAATGCAACTTGAGTAAAATAACCATTTCATTCTGCCTGTCATGCGGCTACCTGTATGAAAAGAACAGAgggaaaactgaaatgctcattGTTGATGACAACATTTAAACCTTATTCTGATGGCTACATTACTATAGCATGAATATTAAGAAACTGAATTGATCAAAAAATGCCTGATTCTGTCCCCTTTACCCAGTTTGTAGTACCTTATGCTGCACATAGTCCAAGTGGTTTCACATATGGAGTAAGGCACTACGCACTGTGGGTGCAGAACTAAGAAGCTTATACTTACCACGTAAATTAGTGCTGCGTAGGAAGCACACATTATGCTGGTGAGAGCAGTCTTTGCTGGATAGGAGATCACATCAAACAGGGAAAATGTTCTACCCTGAaggaaaaatcatttttaaaaacagtttttttttgcTGCCAGAATATCAATGCTGCTCAACAGAATAAAATTTTAAGAGCAGTTCCCTATATCCATATCCACTTCTGAAATGTCTATATTTACATTACTTTTGTCATCTGTGTGGGTCACCAGAACATAGACCAATCACAAGCATCTACCACAGCCCTTCTACCAGCCTGTCTATTCTTCTGACTCAGCAGGCCTTCTGTGGGTTATAGGAGAAAGTAGCAGTGGAGGAGGAGAGTTAATGCTGCTGCAGAGCTGGCTAAGCTCTCTCTCCATGTGGAAGGAGGAGAACCACGTACATAGGGTCCTCTCCACTCACAGATATTGGGTGCAATCAGAGCATCTGTCTGTATACAGTCAGTCCTCATTCAGGCAAAATGCCTACTGTTTTGGCCCAGCGAACTTGTTAACTGAATGAGTTAACCAATGGTTTCAGGATTTGTACCCGTATGAATTACTATGtaatagagggggaaaaaaacgagATCAAGATGGTAAAGATTCCAGTTTTACACACAGTAACTTGAATGAGCAGTGGAATAGAACTTTTAATTGAAAGTAGTTTGAAAATCTGATATACATTGCAGGTAAAGAATGTCAGAATAGGTCCTAAATAATTAGCATTTGAACGAATGCTCCCATACCTGATTTTTATAGAGAGGCTGCTTTGGTATGTTTACATTTTTCAGAAGACGATGAGACAGAGTATTTAACTCTGCAAAATTTTGTACAAGTTTTGGCTGCAAGACTTTGGCAACAGATTTTGAAGATGTTGATATTCTGTTTAGCCCATTAATAACTCTTACTCCAGGAGATGAAGAGAATGCACTTGCCACAACTGATCTGGATGCTTGTAGAACGGGAACAATTTCCTGAAAGGGAAGTGTTTGAGAAACGATATGGCATATGGTTCTAAAATGAATTTCTTTTAATATCCTGACTTTATGGAGAGTGAAAGGCTATTCCAAAAATAATCCTTTGATACTGAAGCTATGCAGAGATACAAGCTATTTTATTAAAAAGTTCAGTTATTCTTCATCTAACTCTACAAATAATAATGAACACATAATGACTTGAATTGTGGCAATTTCCAAGTCGCTATATAAACACATAGGAAGAGATAATCCTGCCCCATGTTCATATAGAAAGTACCAGAATATTTTACACTTAGTGTCTTGGAAAACATACATTTATGTAGCACAGTTAGCATCTAGAAGAAGAAAAAGCTTTTGTAGTTCCTGTTTGGCCTGTGGGCACAAGACTACCCTTCTCCTGTAATAGGTGTATGGCCTTTGCAGTATTCCCAGCCCTACAGTGGCTCAGCAAGCAGGGAAGTGCAGCTGTCATCTGAATTTGAGAAGTACTTTACTTCTATGGATGTTGATGGAGTCAGCACCTCCCAGGAGACTCTGTCATCTTGCAGAGCTCATCATCAGACTCAGCATCAAAAGCAAATCTAAAAATATAAATTTGGAGATGTAGGTGTGCTAGCCGAGAGAGTATCAGCTCAGAACATAAAGGGCCTAATAGCAGATGTATCAGATTAAACTGAGACTACACTTGATGTGAGCCAAAAGAGTTTAATGGTTTATTGTTGGTGATTTAccaattgattttaattacaacattGCCACCTGGTAATACAATGATGGGCATATTAGACATGCTTAAGATATAGAAGTAGAATATGCCTCtatttgtaaacattttaaaatacgtTCTACTCATCTGCTCATCTCTGAACGCATTTTCCCTTGCTTCTCTGCTCTGACAATGCCAGCCTTGACTGAGCGCGCTTCTCCCACAAACATCTCTTTCTTCCATGATGCCACTTATGCATGGAATGTCATTCCTGAGCTGACAAATAAAGCCACTACTctccccttcaaatccctccttttcCTCCACTTCACCCACTTCTTCCaggactgtcataaacagatagtaagggttaaggtctcttttacttgtaaagggttaacaagctcagtaacctgaggaacacctgaccagaggaccaatcaagggacaagataatttcaaatctctgtggagggaagtctttgtctgtgttctttgtttaagTTGCcattctctttttggatctaagagaggccagacatatcttcaagttctccaagttttccagaagtattttcttctattcagtatagtgagtattagaaaggcggtttagtcttataattactttctacatttgcagttgtgtgtttgctgaagaaatatctttatttctgtttgctgttacttttatTATTctgagaagggggggggaagcctctccaggtttatagctagaccctgtatatttttcatcTTGGTGTTatagagatagtgtactttctttctttcttttaataaaatctttactttttagaacttgattgatttcttccttgtttggattttcaggggaagggaaggggaggggggaaagtgaatccctctttgtttggttcaaggaatttgaatccaggtatctctccccaggactgggggaaggaggtgggggaaataggttatttccctttgtgttgagattcaaggagtttggatctgtgttccccagggaaagtttgggggaacagggagtatGCCAGACACTAACAaactggctggtggcagcataccagatctaaactagaattttagtttagaggagtccatgcaggtccccatcttgtggacgctaaagttcaaagtgaggaataaacctatgacaaggaCGCTTACTAAAAACTGGCAAGCTAATAGTACACACTGTAGGTTGAGGGGCTGTCAGCATATACAGCTAACATATTAAACTACCAAGAGGTTCCTATTATCACATTGATAATACTTTGCTTATATGCTAGCCTGTAAGCGACtttttagattttaagctcttcagggaaAA includes:
- the SPATA9 gene encoding spermatogenesis-associated protein 9, whose product is MPIKPIGWICGQVIKRFSGQVYLIQRAVVEIIDEIKDEFPTIIGMQQPNQEIVPVLQASRSVVASAFSSSPGVRVINGLNRISTSSKSVAKVLQPKLVQNFAELNTLSHRLLKNVNIPKQPLYKNQGRTFSLFDVISYPAKTALTSIMCASYAALIYVAVSINTVLGKIKYIVQEEKTSRENTENEDEKDVFSKYEDLASYAVPSPEKQVFSKFPVEDSTKSTIHILHSALDQDTVFSSGTEAQTGL